From the Carboxydocella sporoproducens DSM 16521 genome, one window contains:
- a CDS encoding protein arginine kinase yields MSLRDIINNALSRWMNGKGPEGDIVLSSRVRLARNLEGTPFPHRMQEEDGNKVLAGVRLAVEKMNNEKKWPKLEFTRLDELSPNEREILVEKHLISPQHATKSRFGAVVLSDDETISIMVNEEDHLRLQVLLPGLKVTEAWELANKLDDGLEQTLDIAYDEKRGYLTACPTNVGTGLRASVMMHLPGLVLTKQIGGLVNAIGQFGLTVRGLYGEGTEAAGNIFQISNQITLGRSEEEIINNLLAVVKQIIQQERQARERLRQEWGEQLSDKIWRSYGILRYAQMITSQEAINLLSNVRLGVDLGLLQGVESTVLNELMVLMRPAYLQKLAGKELSPMERDVRRAKLIRERLKLCEVKD; encoded by the coding sequence ATGTCCCTCAGGGATATCATTAATAATGCATTAAGTCGCTGGATGAATGGCAAAGGTCCGGAAGGGGATATAGTCCTCAGTTCCCGGGTTCGGTTGGCCCGTAACCTGGAAGGTACTCCTTTTCCGCATCGGATGCAGGAGGAAGATGGAAATAAAGTTTTAGCTGGTGTCAGACTGGCGGTAGAAAAAATGAATAATGAAAAGAAATGGCCAAAACTTGAGTTTACCCGTCTGGATGAATTGTCTCCGAATGAACGGGAAATCCTGGTGGAAAAACATTTAATCAGTCCCCAGCACGCCACCAAAAGCCGTTTTGGGGCTGTCGTCCTCAGTGATGATGAAACCATAAGCATTATGGTTAATGAAGAGGATCATCTGCGCTTGCAAGTTTTGCTACCAGGTTTGAAAGTCACTGAAGCCTGGGAGTTGGCTAATAAATTGGATGACGGGCTGGAACAGACTCTGGATATAGCCTATGATGAAAAAAGAGGCTATTTGACTGCCTGTCCGACCAATGTCGGTACTGGCTTAAGGGCATCAGTGATGATGCACTTGCCCGGTCTGGTACTGACAAAACAAATTGGCGGTTTGGTCAATGCTATTGGCCAGTTTGGGCTGACGGTCCGGGGCCTCTACGGTGAAGGAACAGAAGCAGCCGGAAACATATTCCAGATTTCTAACCAGATTACTCTGGGGCGCAGTGAAGAAGAAATTATTAACAACCTGCTGGCGGTAGTTAAACAGATTATCCAGCAGGAACGGCAAGCCCGGGAAAGATTGCGCCAAGAATGGGGCGAACAGCTCAGTGATAAAATCTGGCGCAGCTATGGCATACTAAGATATGCCCAGATGATTACCTCCCAGGAGGCCATTAACTTGTTATCCAATGTGCGCCTGGGTGTGGATCTGGGCTTGTTACAGGGAGTGGAATCTACTGTTTTGAATGAGCTGATGGTACTAATGCGTCCGGCTTATTTGCAAAAACTGGCCGGGAAAGAATTATCCCCGATGGAGCGAGATGTTCGCCGGGCCAAACTGATCAGGGAAAGACTAAAACTGTGTGAAGTGAAAGATTAA